In Glycine max cultivar Williams 82 chromosome 15, Glycine_max_v4.0, whole genome shotgun sequence, the DNA window TTAGTGGATTTGAGAGTCATTATCACCAAATAATCCCAACGTTTGTGACAAGTCATAGGGAGGAAGGTGGAATTGGATGTCTTGATTTGTGGGCCGTAGCACGTAGTTCAATTCCAAATTTAGtccattttacattattaatttattatgataaaatcGTCCATAtctattatttctttcattaGCGCACATGGTTTCGGCCATGCGTATCCATGGGCTTCTATATCACATCCCTTCCCTTCTCGTCCCACTAATCAAATCACacgacattttttattttatgggtatttttttaaaaaaatatatattttcctaaaattaaagaaaaaaaataacattttattatttttattatactaaaaaacaatttttgcaagaCTAAAGAGGACGATATTTTCTCATCTGAAAGTTAACCAACTATTAAATTGATCCCCGGGTgtttatatatttctaaaaatatatatatattataagacaaaataaaataagaattcaattttaataaattatcgATAAAGCTGTTACGAGACTCAATTATATTACTTCAAATATAAACTGTTACGAGACTCAATTATCGGTTATGTTATCAtatgtaataaattataattaaccaGAGATTGATGTGTATTTTTGCATGGATCCTGCAAGTTGGTCTCTTAGAGTATTTCCAATAAGTATTCTTCCAACCTGATTTCCACACTGGAGATCTTTTCTTCTATAAGTACAAAcaagatttgcaagtgtttcaaaaaaataaatattttaatatttctcttcaaaaaaatttagatacatATCTGGtcaattataaaactaaaaaagtgttttaagatcacaaaatttaatttttattaaaacaaaaaaattagagagATCTCTAAAATAATATGACAGCGCAGGATGATTAAGATGATaaaatttcatcttttattCGAGATGTGCTTAAAACATcggttaataattaaaagagaaaaaatttagTGTGAAATTCATAAGAAGATGTAAGAATGatcatatataacataattttcTACCTTccaataaagatatttttatcttaagtttcttaactaatatcctaaaaactaattaatgattattttttattaataaattgtaattttgtttagGGAGAGAAATTAGCTTTGATTCCTTAACACTCTAGTAGTAACTTTTATAATTGAGCGGGGACAGGAACGCGTGTTTCACCCGCAATATGATAGGAACTGAGAGGGCAAAGATACGGTAGCGCTAGCCCACACGAGAAAATTGAGGAAAAGGGCGTTAAGCGCGTTTTTGCAATGCTATAAATAGCAGAGGCCATAGCTTAAGATGATTATCCAGCATTTGTTTGACAATGAGACATCACTGCCTCCTTCTGGTCTCCCTGGTGTTGGTCTCCTACGCTGCCCGGTCGGAATCAGCGCTGGGCGGCTGGAGCCCCATCAAGGACGTAAACGACAGCCACGTGGCGGAGATCGCCAACTACGCGCTGAGCGAGTACGACAAGCGTTCTGGGGCCAAGCTCACCCTTGTCAAGGTCGTCAAGGGCGAGACTCAGGTCGTTTCCGGCACCAACTACCGTCTCGTCCTCAAAGCCAAGGATGGATCCGCCACGGCCAGTTACGAAGCCATCGTCTGGGAGAAGCCTTGGCTCCATTTCATGAATCTCACTTCCTTCAAACCCCTTCATTAATCTTAGATCCATACTTTTCTTCACTTTCTCTCTTATCATATTTCATGTGTTAGCTATTCTGTTTTTCTCAATAAGGTTCCTGTCATGTGCTAATTAATCTCAAATTGTATGTTGGATTATGGATTCCTCTATTCTCTCGCTCTCGGGTTTTTCTGGAAATTTTGTTTGTGGTTTCTGCTTTTCaggttttcatatttatttctgTGGGCGATTCGACTTTGTAATTTCAATGTCTAAGTGTGTATTTAGTTACCCATATCAATTTGAAATAGtaatttaatgattttgtacctgtaaataaatatgttactcctcttttttctttttaatttaaattgacataaccgagtaaattttttttttaagtgattttgttaatatatttcctattttattccttttaaatGATTTGTTTTCACATAATTCTTCAAATTAACTATCATAAATTTATTCTCTCACATTTAAAGTTTGCACTAACAAGTTCTCTTATTGGAAAACAAAACGTTTTGTGAGATACAAAGTATTGAAACTTCTCTCCATGCAACAATTCATGTTCTTTTGGTTGATTGGTAATAAGTATACCCttggattttttaattatttattatctaattttatgaaaaatatataaaataattaaaggataCAAAGGTGTAATTGAGAAAAAATTACCTTGAAATCTGAAAATGacagataaaaaataacaaaaaaatttaaaaaaatgcggcacttaaaaaagaaacaggGGGAGTAGTTgttctttgttttttgttaaaAGATTAATAATGGATTCATCTCTCCTCTCCATTTTATCCTTAAACTTCCAACTCCCTCAATCTTCCTTCCACCATTAAATTTCCAACCAACAAGTCAATTTATAAccttgaaatattaattaacgtgattttatttaaattctaccctatttctcaaatataagagaaaatatttttttagtcaaatataaaatttgttaacttaTTTAATGTTACCATCTATCTTTAAGACATCCTTTATTTGATGTTTTAGTTCCAATAGCTCTTATTTATTTCTCATTATAAGTTTTAAGAAaggataagttaagaaaaataatttttaattgagattgatataattaaatgtgattaattaactttttttaattagagtgaatatttttttctttatacttgGAACAGGAGGGAGTATATATCAAGtaacttttatattaaataaaaaattgaattttttaacttatttttataataaaaatatttaaatataagtcatgttattttaaaattatttttaatttttttataaaaattaatttcattcaaaattaattttacaaacatTTATACAAGTataatttctcttctttgaAACCATGGAAGAGAAAAAGCAGCAAGGTTGTGGAACGGGGTCAAATGCGGCTCAAGGTTTTAAATGACTCGAGTCTTTAGTAATATTGTGACTGGGGTTGGGTAGTGAATAGTGATTGTTGAACAACTTGTGTAAAAATTATGAAGAAATATGGGTAATGTGATTGTGAAATTTTTCTAAATCATGATATTACTGTCATAGtagtatataatttaa includes these proteins:
- the LOC100816527 gene encoding cysteine proteinase inhibitor 1 — translated: MRHHCLLLVSLVLVSYAARSESALGGWSPIKDVNDSHVAEIANYALSEYDKRSGAKLTLVKVVKGETQVVSGTNYRLVLKAKDGSATASYEAIVWEKPWLHFMNLTSFKPLH